From the Oleiharenicola lentus genome, one window contains:
- a CDS encoding helix-turn-helix domain-containing protein, whose amino-acid sequence MNAPAPLPNGDTLLRIKEAAACLRSCDKTVRRLITEGKLPSIKIRGLRLIRASDLTKLTQPPTP is encoded by the coding sequence ATGAACGCCCCAGCCCCACTCCCCAACGGCGACACGCTGCTTCGAATTAAGGAAGCCGCCGCTTGCCTGCGTTCGTGCGACAAAACCGTCCGTCGGCTCATCACCGAAGGGAAATTGCCCAGCATCAAAATTCGCGGCCTTCGCCTGATACGTGCAAGCGATCTCACCAAGTTGACCCAACCCCCAACACCCTAA
- a CDS encoding DUF2845 domain-containing protein: MNSDAAIIWIVIGLIVGVIIIAMIMQAAAAAKAEEERRQRLYTRYGKTSLAEKLIARTIWTGETAAQLRDSLGHPLDVDQKVLKTKKKEVWKYKKTGTNRYALKITLDDDVVVGWDQK; encoded by the coding sequence ATGAACTCCGACGCAGCAATAATTTGGATCGTTATCGGGTTGATCGTTGGCGTGATTATCATCGCCATGATCATGCAGGCTGCTGCGGCGGCAAAGGCCGAGGAGGAACGTCGGCAACGACTATACACGAGATATGGTAAGACCTCTCTAGCCGAAAAACTGATAGCCCGAACTATTTGGACGGGCGAGACGGCAGCACAGCTCAGGGATTCGTTGGGTCACCCCCTCGATGTTGACCAAAAGGTTCTAAAGACAAAAAAGAAAGAAGTCTGGAAATATAAAAAGACCGGCACCAATCGTTACGCTTTGAAGATCACGTTAGACGATGATGTAGTTGTGGGGTGGGATCAGAAATGA
- a CDS encoding rolling circle replication-associated protein, translated as MTPEGRQAARSRFMSALTESVERSHTETARPAAGRGREAPAPAPAGLPCQNSNNSDKSPRRYRLKAVKGQEGVFTDRDGKRLWDQRDKDTLHRFGMPTGAEAKSAFHLRLNVASFIQHWGRNRCLFFTLTDEANLHPTQFARSWNNYLRRRGSWILSFIRVLEPQKRGNPHYHLLVAVEWDTKPDAFDWKAFDECQRERRENGRTARFRELRDRYKASASPRLVAMWSLLRKVLPKYDLGRAELLPLRKGKEAVSEYIGKYLEAGLVIRKHSWKGCRRVEFDRRNKIHWLACTRVFAWHSPGMTAWRQRIAELARAVGATDMPAIARKLGRSWAYHLRYSIVSASAEEWTAMLKVLALRGMLLAPH; from the coding sequence ATGACGCCCGAAGGTCGGCAGGCCGCCCGCTCGCGGTTCATGTCCGCACTTACGGAATCCGTTGAACGCTCGCACACGGAAACGGCCCGGCCGGCCGCCGGACGCGGGCGCGAAGCGCCCGCGCCGGCGCCAGCCGGCCTTCCTTGTCAGAATAGTAACAATTCCGACAAGTCACCTCGCCGTTATCGCCTGAAGGCGGTCAAGGGACAGGAGGGCGTATTCACTGATCGCGATGGAAAGCGGCTTTGGGACCAACGCGACAAAGACACCCTGCACCGTTTCGGCATGCCTACAGGAGCGGAAGCGAAGTCTGCCTTTCATCTTCGCCTAAATGTCGCGTCGTTTATCCAGCACTGGGGCCGCAACCGTTGCCTGTTCTTTACCCTTACAGATGAAGCCAACCTGCACCCCACCCAGTTTGCCCGGAGTTGGAACAACTACCTGCGCCGTCGTGGCTCTTGGATTCTGAGCTTCATCCGCGTCCTGGAGCCGCAGAAACGGGGTAATCCGCATTACCACCTACTCGTTGCCGTAGAGTGGGACACCAAACCCGACGCATTTGATTGGAAGGCCTTCGACGAGTGCCAACGGGAGCGCCGCGAGAACGGCCGGACAGCTCGTTTCCGTGAACTCCGCGACCGCTACAAGGCCTCAGCCTCTCCTCGGCTCGTCGCGATGTGGTCTCTCTTGCGGAAGGTGCTCCCGAAATACGATCTCGGCCGCGCTGAGCTACTGCCTTTGCGGAAGGGCAAGGAGGCCGTCTCCGAATATATCGGCAAATACCTCGAGGCCGGTCTGGTCATCCGGAAGCACTCGTGGAAGGGCTGCCGGAGAGTCGAATTCGACCGGCGCAACAAGATTCACTGGCTCGCCTGCACACGCGTTTTCGCGTGGCATTCTCCCGGCATGACCGCATGGCGGCAGCGAATTGCCGAACTAGCTCGTGCAGTTGGCGCCACGGATATGCCAGCCATTGCCAGAAAGCTCGGGCGGAGTTGGGCGTATCACTTACGCTATTCCATTGTCAGCGCTTCAGCCGAAGAATGGACGGCTATGCTGAAAGTCCTAGCTCTGCGTGGAATGCTGCTTGCGCCGCACTAG